TGCGGGATGCCTTGGGGCAGATTTCATGCGGGGCAGCGGTGAGACGCAGGGCAGAGTCCCCGGGACAGCTGTAAGGATGGGTGCTGCGTGGTCTGGGcgtgcaggaggaggcagccggCGTTGGGTGCCCGGATCCTGGTGCTAGTACTTGGGGTACATTGGCGGCAGCTTGCAGATGTTCTTGGTGTACTGGGGGCAGTAGGGCTGCACAGGGGGGCAGTAGGGCTGCACGGGGGGGCAGTAGCGCTGCACGGGGGGGCAGCACGGCGTCACGCAGGGGAACTGGGGCACGGGTTCCCTCTGGAAGGTGGAATGGCAGGAGGGCCCTGAGTCATGGCAGGAGGAGCgggagctgtggcaggaggTCTCGCGACTGTGGCACGACCCACGGGAGCACATCTTTCCGGGGAGTCGGCAAAGCtgtggggaagaaagagaaagagaggtaCTGTCATTCTTGTACGGGAATACCACTCCAAGCTCCTGCACTCTACTTAGGGTTTTCCCAATTTCTCTCTTGAAGTTCATTTTCCTGTCTATTGTCATATGTGCAAGATGATGATTCTGAAATTGATAATGCCATATCTTTTAAGGGATACTCTATAGTGTTCCTGTTCTGGTGGAAATATCAGAAATCAGCAAGGTAATGCTGATGGCATTTGAAGGTTTAAGTTTACATCTGAGTCTTAGCAGTCATTCAGTTGAGATATCTCTCCCTCTGTCTCTATGTTGTTTGGGAATTAGTTCCTTGCTAGATCCCAAAAGCTCCCTGTCATAAACTAAGAACAAGAAACATCTAAGAGAAAGGCAAGGTCTCAACACAGAACCAGTCAACCAAATGTCCCGCGTGGTATCCTAATGCCAAACAACAGATAATTCAATATAGTCCAACTTACCCTTTGTCGGAGCAGGGAAGAGCACTGAGAAGTGAAGCTGAATGAAGAAGGAACAGGAGATGGCTACTTTTATATACTTGCAGTAGGCTTGCCCAAGAAATTATGCATCTCTTGGCAATGCTGACAATTAATCATGTAGTCACGTTCATATTTATCTTCTGTGTGTAGTTTTTAGCACTTCCGATTTGACAGTC
This Cygnus atratus isolate AKBS03 ecotype Queensland, Australia unplaced genomic scaffold, CAtr_DNAZoo_HiC_assembly HiC_scaffold_420, whole genome shotgun sequence DNA region includes the following protein-coding sequences:
- the LOC118258564 gene encoding putative small proline-rich protein 5, which translates into the protein MCSRGSCHSRETSCHSSRSSCHDSGPSCHSTFQREPVPQFPCVTPCCPPVQRYCPPVQPYCPPVQPYCPQYTKNICKLPPMYPKY